Genomic DNA from Hordeum vulgare subsp. vulgare chromosome 2H, MorexV3_pseudomolecules_assembly, whole genome shotgun sequence:
GTGGAGTAATACAAGTCAACATAGTCCCGTATATGTGCATTGCTAAGTGATGTAATGAATGCAAGAGCATGTTTGCAAGGAACGCCAGAAACTTGCCATTGTCTACAAGAACATGTCCTCTCTTGCAAGTTGACCACAAACCTAAAGCCGCTGCCTCCTAATGCGGTCACTTCAGCCACTTCTTCCGAGCTCTGTACCACCTCCAAGTTTAATTCTCTAGTCATTGCATTCAGCTTCTTAATTATGTGGGGCAGAATTAGTCCATCCAACTTCTTTCCCACAGTTCTCCTTTCGTTCCACTTGATCATCAATAACTGTCGAGCCTTGTCCATGAAGTCATCCAAGTTCAAGGACTTGTGGTGCTTAATCCAATTGTTAAAACACTCTGCCAAGTTGTTGGTTACGTAGTCCACCTTGGATATTGTGGAGAACTGGCTCCTCGACCATAGCCTATTGTGCCACTTCTTTATATATGCAGTTGCGGCTGGCTTTGCTGCCTCCATTGCAACCCAATGTTTGTCAAACAGATACGGGTTCCATGAGTATGCAGCAGCCCAAAGGTGATCATCAAAAACCTTCCCGTGGAACTTCTTCTTGAAATTGCTCACCAAGTGGAACATACATTCCCTATGTTCAGCCTCTGGGAACACTTCTTTTACCCCTGCCATCACTGCCTGGCCAGCATCAGTGCATATGGCTAAACCAGTTGGTGATCCTATGGTCTGCCTAAGCATTTGCATAAACCAAATCCAATTTTCATTTGTTTCGgaatcaaaaattccaaaactaacTGGATACATCCAATTATGCCCATCAACAGCGGTAGCACTAGCCAGCTGCCCCTTAAACTTTCCCGTCAAGAATGTGCTATCTACTGCCAAATATGGTCTACAACCATTAATGAACCCATCTATGCAAGGtttcaaagcaataaaaattcttCTAAACCTGATTTTACCATTTATTGTTTGATGTTCACTCTGCACTGTGCTACCAGGAGAACAACTTTCAACTTGTGCCTTAAACCTATATAAGTTGTCAAAGCTGCTATCCCAATCACCATATAGTTGCTTCAAAGCTAGCAGCTTACCCATATATACTCTCTTGTAATGGAGTTTGACCTTGTAATGTTCTTTAAGCTTCTGCTGCAATGCCGTGGCTCCGAGAGTTGCATCTTCAATGAGCCAATCCTTGACCTTCTCACATATCCAATGCTTAGTTGCATTCTTCACTTTCTTTTTCCTTGTTGTACTAGAGCAATCATGATCACAAGGGTTTTTTCTCACCTACCAAACAAGAATACAATTAATTAGTTTCAAACACTTACACAATATGAAACAATGAAACAATGTTCACAATGAAACAATGTAGGATGAGAGTTAGACCATTACCACTACAGTGCACATATCATCTGTTGTGGAAGCATATATCCTCCATGGGCATTTATCTTCATCCCTTCTTCTACAATAGGCCCTAAACCTATGTTGTGCACTTTTCTGAATGTTGTATTCAAATTCATATTTGACTGCATGCTGAGAAAGGGCCAACTTAAACTCAGCCATATTGGGATACTTGGAACCTTCGGCCATTGGAGGGTCTTCTTTATTGTACTCTACAGTTGGCGCATGCTCTGCCTCATgcacctcctcgtcctcctctatTTCAGGCTCATCCTCCTCTATCTCACACTCATCCTCGCTGCCATACTCACTGTCATCCTCGGGAACATATTCAGTGTCCTTGTCATTATCAAAAAAAAGAACCACATTTAGAAGTGTAGGTTCTTTCTCTAGATATAGATTTTCCTCATCAATACCAACATGCTCATTCTCAGGAATTGGGTTGCGAAGGTAACTATCATCGTCTTGTTCTATGTTGTGTTCGGTTTGGGTAAAGAAATCACTTGAATATTCAGTTATAGGCTCATATGGCTCAGCAGGATCACAATAAGAAATAAACATTTGGACAACCTTTGTCTTCGAGAATTTCTCAAACATAAACATTAAGTCTTGGTCAGTTTTCACTTCTGGAAATATTTTCAGAACATCATCGTAGTATTGAACATGTGCAACTTCCAAATATCTTGGCGGGTACTCATCTACAATTGATTCAACCAAATCCTTATAATTTGTCAAGTCAGAATCAATCATCTTCTCAAAATAGAAACatttgatttctttcctagcatTTCTCTTGTTGCCAACCAATCTAATTTTCAGAAAATAACTTGAATTTGGATCCATCCTGCATATGGAACACAAATATAGGTATAAAGTTCAGGCACAATACTCTCAGCCACATAGGTACGGAGCATTGAAGCAAAAAAAACAGTAATCATGCACCAGTCTTATTCATACAGCATCAAGCCTCACTCTTCTCtcatgaatcaatagaatacagcCCCTAAGGCACATCGGACAACACAATGCAAAATATGCTAGAATAATTAACCAGACAACCACTGTAACCAGACTACCACCGTAACCAGACTACCAGAGGAGCTGAAACTCACCGGACGGACGCAGTCGTGCCCGCGCTTGGAGCCACCCCCGTGCCGCTGGCGGCAGCCTTGCCCGTGGCCGCATCCGTGGTTGTGCTTGGAGCCAGGCCCGTGCCGCAGGCCACAGCCGTGGCCATGGCGCCCACGCCGCCGGCCGCAGCCGTACCCGCCGCCATCTCGTGGCCCTTGACGCCGGCCGCacctgtggtcgcgccgccggccGCACCAGTGCTCGCGCCGCCGGACGCAGCCATGGCCAAGGCGCCCGCGCCGCCGGACGCATCCGTGGCCAAGGCGCCCACGCCGCCGGACGGAGCCGTGTCCAAGGCACCCACGGCGCCGGCCGCAGCCGTACCGGCCGCCATCTCGTGGCCCTCGACGCCGGCCGCacctgtggtcgcgccgccggccGCACCAGTCCGCGCGCCGACGGCCACAACCATGCTCGCGCCGTCGGCCGAATCCGTGGCCTCGTCCTCTCCTGAGTtcacgccaccgccgccgcccccattACCATCCGCCATCGGGGTAGGTTTCGTCGTCTGGTTGGATAAGGAGCGGTCGGGTCGCTTCCAGTCAATGTTCGGTCGCTTCcagggaaaaagaaaagaaagatggTTAACTCACATTAGCTAGGGGTATTTCTGTCCAATAAAAAGCTCACTGACGGAAACATCAAACAGAACAAACGTTTGTGTCAAATTGGGAAGAAAAGCAAATTTAGGTGTTAAATTGGGAACAAATTTTTTTTTAGGGCCAAATAGGGAAGATGAGTTTAAAAAAGGGCCAAATAAGGAATTCTCtctttatgtttgtctagctctctgtcaattttcattccatttcgcttcctgtagatattgatttgggtgctgtcaaaatgctacatagcataaacagctagtgagaatctgagaatttcactaagcccgtgaaaactgatatttttgtccaagttagcagctgtagaactttctgtgtgaaactcctttgtattatatttttgctcatgcttgtagtgcttttgaatagcttctgccacatatattatttagcACTTTTCGGTGGCTGTAggcgctttgcatgtagctctcaaactgctatgttgctcttTAGGACATAatatatagttttgttgttttgatgcttgtgagtgcatagttgatggtgtggtgagtttctttgcaccaccccatctatacttggttgttttgtgatttggcaacctaggaataccagaagtatgccattggagtgtgtttgtgatgtatttgatccgtaggactccatttcttgtttcgttgtttccgggtgatccgtagctccgttcataacgttctttatatgtttttgcatcgttttcgcgtgatgcacctgttaatgtcatattcatgcatgtcaagatagcttagagagaATTTCTGTCCAGAAgcttgtagtttcttctcatgcttgtgcaagtgactagaatagagatgcatgttcattcttatctcatgcatcatgtgtttgttgcatcatgtggtgctgttgttcattggatgctatttttatgttgggtagaaccgggattatagagcgagtacgtggatccgggagagtacgtgcaggacgaacaagagcagttccaagctgaagacatcagaggcaagatgacatgaccttgataccatctctagacttgttatgcctagattcacgtttccttcgtcatatgctcgctgcctaccactaaaataaatgcctcctgatattgcccaaacactttcccctcctagctaatattgaatggctaagtaggcttgctcaacttctaatgtgagcgttgctagttgcaggtgcaattgtctcatgtgataacatgagtttgacatcattatgttaaatctgttatttaattaacgcacctatatacttggtaaataacgaaaggcctagccttttgacgggtgttttgttccgttactaccgccatagtttccggctaccggtgtttgattccataactgatcgctcctaacacgttcggggttgttatggggacccccttgataaatcttgtagtgttaagacttgtccggcgggacccaacattggttttaatttgctaatcacttaataataatctgcatagggaatagctaccccgaggaactaatcaacaacccgggccagtgctcctcatgagtgttagtccagccacctagcagtcggcaataccacctcggggaaacttgaggcattggtcattgtccactatgcatagacggtgttgtcctgagactgagatacgcggctcttatcagggtcgtcgacacaccgggaggtcctgctagtcttgtcttaccttagcgatatatcttgcgtataggaatcccggtgaaactttggttctccccagagttgaggtttttctctaaggaatccgacgagatcacgagatgtgtgatagaggattactttgcggcccatgactgtttgtggtggactagttggagcaccccttcaaGGTTtaattttcggaaagccgtgcccgcggttatgtggcaacttgaaatatttgttaaaatccgattctagataacttgaactaattctaataaaattgccaaccgtgtgcgtaaccgtgattgtccccttcgaagatctctcttcgatcgggaacacggtggggttatgattgatgcaagtaggtgttcaggatcacttagtgatcaactaaTCTTcgtccgctagtatagaccaccatctatatcttgttctacgtaagttagccatcataaatgcttaggatgctgcaacctaaacactgaaccttccttacctaataacttgactagttctggccccgaggtcatagattgctgagtccccgtggctcacagattacttcaacaccccaacaggtacaggtacgcccgacacaggtgatcccgatggcacgcagctggcgtggcagtacgatgaggagaacgaccgcctgtacatgaactatccagaagactgaggcatagtcatgatcgtgggcaagcatgcagggtagcataaccTTTTCTcatttatgtagtccgtagcggaactatcttgtctgaataaatgtgtgatgtaaactctaatATTAtatatgagatggcaaacgattccctatttgtcattttgttattatatatgtgttatgttatcgtgcttgcgaaacattTAGAtgcgtttcttttcattttggggcctcgttccctaaatcggaaaggaccgcatcttagtcgttacacggagaagtagggggggggggggcgagaccCTCGTATGCATCGGCCACCCCATGAATTTTTAAGGGGGCCAGTACTAATTCCTCTGGAATTGTTACTTAATACCTGGACACTAGCAAAGGTACATGCCTTTATTCATGGGATACGTCCAGATATTGCTGGCCGGCCAAAGCCCAAAACAAATGGCATTGGTTTCACATAAGTGAATTGGACTCACCAATCCAATCACCGATTGATCGAAGACCATCTACACCTATGCGTTCGTTTCCACTCCGTGCACTTTTACATAATCTCCAACTAATCTCTGGACGCCACCGTCCAACTTAATCAAGCGTTGTCATCAGCCATCATTGCCACTCGCGACAGCTCCACTAAGGCATGGATGCATACAATCTTCGGAAGCACGAACCCATCTCGATGCTTCATCGAGCGACGTTGTTCAGCGATGGTTGCCGCATCCCTCATGATTGATTTTTGCGGAAACAACGATCATTCATTATGATGGGCAAATGGGACGAGTCGGGGCTGGATTTGATACTCTAGGTATGTATTCTTACGACGTTGTTGATCATTTTTTCTAATACATGACATATTAATTCTATATGTTTAATTATGTTTGCGTTGGTAGATATCAAGTAAATTGAAGTGTTGTCCCAAGCAGTGATTGTTTTTATATTGAAAACTATATGAATGCAAGCTAAATTCTTCTATTTAGCTGTACAATGATTGGTCATGTTCATCTTAAACATTGATATGATAATGTTCCATAGCAATGTACATTATGCCGTATTTTTACAAATTTCATTTGTTCAGCGCTACAACTTGTAGCTAGACCTGCCCTGATTAAAACACTTTTAAGAGACACACAATATTTCTGGCCTTCGATGTTAtcttgcaccccccccccccccccccccccccaaatcccGTATAGACGGGCCACCAGGACGGGGCAGCCGTCAATGGGGTTGCATGCCTCTTGCTGAGCACCATATACGACCATCGGCCACGGGTGTCCAAAGGATGTATCGTGGCATacgagctggagaaggaggctgGAGAAGGAGGCATGGCGGCCAGCTTTTCTGCCGGTCCCGGTATCCAGTAATGAGCAACAGCCAAGAAACATGTTCAACCACGTGTTGGCCAATCGAGCTGAGCGGCTACTTGGCCCTACTGTATGATGACGGGCACTCGTTCATGGAGCCGTACGTGGTTGCTCGTGGACCCTGCCAAGCTTACCTAGTCTAAGCGGTGCACCATCACCGCACTGAATCCTTACTAGGGTGTTAGATATCTGGGGAAGCCCTTGTGGTTGCTAGATGATGAGAGGATCATCATTTGGATTTGGATATCTTcaagtgatggggtcatagtcctaggatagggtcataggcctgtcctacaggtcctacccaaggactaccccacacaaaggacatgaccttaagtatgcccgactgaagTAAGGTgcctcccatcatccagtcggtaacaggcccagaatcatccagtcggagactaacactcggaggacaccgggtcTACCGATTGGATACaatcggtgcgtcgtaacctctctggagagaaactgccgtacgtttccggatgcatttactagcatttatagcatacgttacctgtaacgcatgcattcaatcgccactactccacccttgaatcagaaccgttgtggagggcagcgcactctatataagccgccctcccccactggtaagggggtgagaaaaacattgtactccatattacactcggtaacaagctccgagagcactgagacgtagggctattacctccaccgtagaggggcctgaactcatacaacctcgccgtagctaggactctgcccatctcattcgtaccctacacatctactgtcaggcttatacccacgacagttggcgcccaccgtggggcaggcgtctaagcgactttcggcgagtttgcgactacttcctttcgtcatgtcgtccggtggagattcgagcatgggtcacctgatcctcttcggtgctctctccttcgtcgtcgacgattcggcgtggcttcgggaggcacctctcgacgtcgaggcgcttccccgtcgcggggccacgcacttctgtgccggcgctcgcggcgttcttcttcttcaacaatcggctccatttccGGCTTGCACCCTCGTCACTCGCCGCAGTAAGCGgtcccgcagtccgcgtctccaacgttaggtgcaacatgcccgagcgcgccagatcgcgtcctctcaggtggcagttccggagtctgttgtggtcgccccacgctcccagtgctcgggctcggttccgactgagcttccttccgagtacgtgggtcgtggacctgcagcagaagtacacatggccaactcccatgaaga
This window encodes:
- the LOC123428865 gene encoding uncharacterized protein LOC123428865; translated protein: MDPNSSYFLKIRLVGNKRNARKEIKCFYFEKMIDSDLTNYKDLVESIVDEYPPRYLEVAHVQYYDDVLKIFPEVKTDQDLMFMFEKFSKTKVVQMFISYCDPAEPYEPITEYSSDFFTQTEHNIEQDDDSYLRNPIPENEHVGIDEENLYLEKEPTLLNVVLFFDNDKDTEYVPEDDSEYGSEDECEIEEDEPEIEEDEEVHEAEHAPTVEYNKEDPPMAEGSKYPNMAEFKLALSQHAVKYEFEYNIQKSAQHRFRAYCRRRDEDKCPWRIYASTTDDMCTVVVRKNPCDHDCSSTTRKKKVKNATKHWICEKVKDWLIEDATLGATALQQKLKEHYKVKLHYKRVYMGKLLALKQLYGDWDSSFDNLYRFKAQVESCSPGSTVQSEHQTINGKIRFRRIFIALKPCIDGFINGCRPYLAVDSTFLTGKFKGQLASATAVDGHNWMYPVSFGIFDSETNENWIWFMQMLRQTIGSPTGLAICTDAGQAVMAGVKEVFPEAEHRECMFHLVSNFKKKFHGKVFDDHLWAAAYSWNPYLFDKHWVAMEAAKPAATAYIKKWHNRLWSRSQFSTISKVDYVTNNLAECFNNWIKHHKSLNLDDFMDKARQLLMIKWNERRTVGKKLDGLILPHIIKKLNAMTRELNLEVVQSSEEVAEVTALGGSGFRFVVNLQERTCSCRQWQVSGVPCKHALAFITSLSNAHIRDYVDLYYSTNKFRAAYAQLIPAMPDKTQWPKSDHGFFMHPPLLKATAGRPKTERYKGCGEKKRKSGQHLCPICKGYGHHWHNCKKGNPDDIAAMLEVRGPPKKKVKSTIVPYVDEAPTRMCFPPTQILETTTIKEKATPKSSTGTFKRLKTSSSQPMPSEKNLPVKAKAKKKKKDATVIPTAPLDSPAMSTRSKTFIPASPAMSTRSKRRLSL